The following is a genomic window from Nymphalis io chromosome 23, ilAglIoxx1.1, whole genome shotgun sequence.
ACTTACggtttacttataattatatattaatttttgtccTGTCTTACGGGACTATTCAAAccgatttttttaaagttattagtagtgttaaaatgtttatataaaaataaataggtactACAAAACgcgtttttcaattaattactaCAAGCAATGATGAGTCCCACTAGTTTTCCAACCATtatggtagtttttttttatcttcaatCAAATACGACCGTCGATCacccatataatattataatgtattaataaaataatagatacattaaaatcaatttcagttgaataaaacatttccaaaattgtagaatattttaataataacagaagGAATTTAGGTAAATTCGTTGCTACAAAGGTTGCACCATAAAAAAAgtatgtgtgtgtgcgtgcgagCGTGCGTGCGTATGTGGatcttttttataaagttttatcaactttcagtaacagcctgtgaatgtcccactgctgggctaaggcctcctctccctttctgaggagaaggtttggagcttattccaccacgctgctcccatgcgggttggtggagtacacatgtggtagaatttcagtgaaattaacacatgcaggtttcctcacgatgttttccttcacagtcaagcacgagatgaattataatcacaaattaagcatatgaaaattcagtggtgcttgaccgggtttgaacccacgatcatcggttaagattcacgcgttcttaccactgggccatctgtacatacttaatatatcttacatattTACCTgtgctaatattataactacGAAAGAAACTGTAAGtaattaggaagatgagcttattttttatgaaaactaaactaaataaatcatatttaaaatataaaaagtactggcgaaattttattacgatatctacaaaaatgaattttttatgaatttttaaatttacgagttcttaaattcttttcacacacatcgcccaacgtcgctcacacaatttcgcctaaattttcgagttattcttgattttatttatatttcttggtTAGTATAAACAAAACTTTCATATGTTTATCGTACAGTACCATAgcatactaatttaacaaatagaactcaggaaaaatactttttctatatatattatcaacaaaaacaagtagatattttcgtgatgagAATTTTAATATGTGGACCTTAGTAgtgaaatttgtcgtatttacaagtttttagtttgaggatcaaacatttaatttttacaggctagttataggtattcgtttaatataaacataattcagaatttcaGAATTTTCGTAATACAGCCTTGATACGTTTAccgatagtgttgtcataagagtttgtCTCGACGAAAAATGCATTACAATGTTAATCTTAGGTTGATTGTTAATGTTGAAGATGATTTGTGAACAACGCTGTATCGGCAAAGATATAAGTTGATAAAATCATTAATGACTGCGatccattgaaattgatttttccAATATTAGgtttctttgaaagtcaaatacttagtctaatatagtacatatgatacaaatgtcatttaaataggcttataaggagacttttgaatcgccatgttacagtatataattaaacgtaaagctgcTACTCTGCTTCTTCTGTATTTTAATGACATGCAAATTAGCATCGTTCAATGTTGGCAGATGACAGCACTGTAGACGCCTTATATACCGGCCGCGAtaatatttgtcgggaacacgtcgatgagtataaacttgtgcctgaaataacaagtttttagTAACCAAAGCCTGAGATTGGGGCCAACCAAACTTGGTACAACTCAACCCCAATACAAGTTACAACAACACAAGTTAGCGCGATGACTTCTGAAATGACCATCCCCTCATTTTGAGAATACCGCCTCGCTACCAAATCCAGTATCAGGACGTTAGGTTCTTTGGTCTATTGGAAGGAGAAGCCAAATTAGCCTCTTAAAGCTTTATGTGCTCAACAAGGTAAGTTTACTAGTACTTTACGTCAACACCTCGCCTAATTCGAAAAGGCTAAAAATCAGCCccacatggagtactgctctcatctcTGGGAGAGATGTCATGTCATTATCACTCTGCATCTTTTATCGCATCTTTTACGGATAACGCTCTGAGGAACTGCTTAGATTAATCCTATACGCTGAATTTCACTACCGGACACCGCGTCTatattctaaattccatccataccATCTCGATGTCCGGAAATCCACTACTAcgctatttttaaagtatttcctGCCATTTCTGTGGAACCATATTACCCGGCGACTTTTCCGCAAccgttatgacatagaaaccttcaagaaaagcctAAGCCTACTCATTCTTTAAATGCTGACGATGCACCTGCAAACACTCCGGTATTGCAGGTGTCTTTGGACACCTTTGGAAAGATTTCTTCCAGTAAcagattatttcattaaaagtaggCTCCTCACATCGCTATGAGCGCTACCAATGACATAGTATGTTTGCACTTTCATGAgaggaaaatttaaaataatatgccgTGGCTCTATATCGTAACTATCGCACCCCGAACTgtgtacgtaaaattaaaacgtaagaAATGTATACCATATTCTACatcgatattatcttctacCGAAAGCGGAAAGTACTAGTATCTACATGAAAAATACGgacttattgccgatcacagttatgattaactgcattaacaaaatattaaaataaacaataataataagctcactaatatatttcgagtgaattgtgaaagaatccgcaatcatacGATCGACTTTCGGTGgattatttgttagtctacgtgaaaatactgttcttattttagcataaaataatacattattaatcgttctaatattattataagtaaaagaacatatgtggggcgtcaaatcacaaagaatgataaaataaatacaaaattatcaacgcgcgtatcgcaaaagagtcgcccgcaataacgaaccggcgatgtgacgtcacagtcgaaactcggacggagcaagaattatacgagagcgcccaaaatgatttgcttataaaaaaatgaattcactcgtgaatgtgccgatgctgtatcagctaagcaggcggcatatcgcaagtggatcaacggctgcattagcggggcatctaacattgactcactgaaagcaaactataataaaaattccaagtcctgtagaaaggcatacacgagagcggatgcacagcgcattgtacagattggtcatgaccttgtttcgcatcctaggggctcccgtagcttctggcgtctgaccaagtctgtgcaaaacaatttctgccaaccttcgctgccaccgctcagaaatccggacggatcgctagctcacagtccgcaagagcaagctgatctcctggctaaactctttgccgacaattccgtcatcgatgattgtagtgcactgccacctacaatacctgcatgtggccaaacgatgcctgacattaaaattaggcaacgtgatgtgcgtgcggagctgcaatcacttgatgtacggaaagctagcggtcccgatggaataccagccatagtgctgaagaagtgcgcagcggagctgtctcctctgttaacgcgcctgttccaactttctctctcttcgggaagtgtgccggaggcttggagaagagctaatgtgcaagcggttcccaaaaaaggggatcggtctgacccggcaaattatcggccaatagctatcacctcagtactttgtaaggtgatggaacggattttaaacaaccaactgatccattacctagaagatcactctttaattaatgatcgtcaatacgggtttcgaccaaaacggtccacaggtgatcttctagcgtacgaacgtaacgcacctctggggtgaagctatcgacaagcatggagaatcgttggttgtcagcctcgatatctccaaggctttcgacagggtctggcacagaagtcttctctccaagctgccggcatatggtctgcctgctcagctatgcacctggattgccagcttcctacacaagcgtagccttcgtgttttagttgatggttgcgcttcacaattctatgtagtgaatgctggggtcccccagggatctgtgctatctcccacactctttcttttgcatatcagtgatatgctctctcttgggaacatacattgctatgcagacgatagtacagtgcatggtggataccacggacgcgcagtggctgggcgagtggaaattgaggagaggcggaagaatcttgtcattgaactcgataggacgttagagctcatcgccaaatggggctctgataatcttgttgagtttaatgccaagaaaacacaggtatgcgctctcacggcgaaaaagtcaacattttcccctcttccctccctctgtggtactccgctggtgatgcaaagcaaaatcgccatgctggggattgacgttcgctgcgaccttagtccaagggattacatcgaggctgttataaaaacagcttcacggaaactcggagttctgaacaaggtgcggcgctttttcacgccacaacaactgtgcctgctgtacaaaacacaggtacggtcttgcgtggaatattgctcgcacctttgggatggctccgctaagtacctacttgaggccttggaccggttgcagcgacgtgccgtacgcattattggcgacgtaaaggtcacaaacacccttgaacctttacaattgcgtcgtgagatagcagcactgagcgctttctatcgactgtatcacggcgagtgctctgaggaattattctctctaattcctgcttcccccttccttcttaagtccacgcgagctggttctcgatgtcaccgcctaactgtgacatcaattccatcgcgaacaaagaaatttggcaactcctttctttgtcgcacttccaaaaaatggaattccttaccagctcacgtgttcccctcctcttacaacccgggttccttcaaacgaggcgtgaagaggcatcttgcgggccggcaaggcgaaggcggctagtgcagaacgtttttcccgtctgtactggccgtcgtcgcgtttggactctactaccacttaccaacaggtggagtagagtcatttgccctcccggagaatatataaaaaaaaaaaaaaaagtttacatgatataatcataattttttcacacatgttattataatcgtgtaaagattattttagtacaaaaaatattttttttaaatttacatcttcctaattaaagaatttttttttacaataacaataaaattagtattttttaataactctcacctaattcaatttaatgttaattattcacTGCGATAACATATATGAATTAAACATTATGTAtagaaatgataatataaatgaatatattaaagcaATTTTTGATCTTTAATACTATTCCAGTTTTTGATAAGCTGTCATAATGCAATTTATACAACTTAAAAGTGATGTTAAAACTTTAAAGAAgatacgatatatatattttgttgaaataattaaacacatctaaccttaaatattagttttccgGAATGCAAGCCATAGGCACAACAAAAAAATTCCAAAGGTTGGGTAgacgttgacgatgtaaggaatggttaatattttttacagcgccaatataatgggcgatggtgacaaTTTACCACCAGGTTGCCCATTTTCCCCGCcgccttattattttataaaaaaaagccctGGTTTCAGGGCTTGAAAGGTCGCTTATAGTCATATCGAACTTTAGATTATCTGCAGtcctaaaaaaaacatttatactcaattttttttaataatttttacaattttttcttgTTCACAACGACAACaactataaaaaacattatgctatataaaactgataataaaaataaatatattaaagtaactaATGGTTTTAAATAACACCATTCCAGTTTTTGATATGCTAtcacaatacaattatttacaaagCTGAAAAGTTGTAtttaaacagaaaatattttattgagtatTGGGAAAAGTATTTTAACGTAACAACCAAAGAGTTcaaaggtaaatattttttttaaattattttagtactttCTATTTAATTCCTAATTGATAATGATGTCCATGAAACAGAGCGACAAACCACATATTACTATAAGAAGTCTGATTGAAGTTTTCTGTTAGGCAAAATTAAAACCGAAAACAAAATCGATGGACTAACGACTACCTTAAAGAAGATACGAAATGGgaactatttaaatatgtcGTGGTTTTAACATAcgtttttactgttttattgaaataatttttaaccttaaatatatatagactcAAATTAGTTTTACGGaattcatattatgtatttcatattataaacgtCGACGTCAAAAATGTTAACATAAAATCTTTCGCTTTCTTCAGCGCTATCCTCACCCAGAATGTTTGCCATATTAACCAATATGGTATCTCAGGCATTATGAAGAGcaaattgtaaattgttttcTGTCATGTTTCAATTATAAGTTTTGGGTTGACATTAGACTACTCTTTTCAGGGTTCGAAATGATTTGGCAACCTGTAAATCTAACTGAAGTTTGTCCAACCAACACACCTGTTACAGCCTGCTCTTCCttcggatttttttatttaaacttattagtTCAGTTGTATGGCGGTTCTCGATACAAGAGATTAGAGACGAACCATAAGGAACCAGTTGACGAAAAGAATGAGTACGACTTCATTGTGGTCGGAGCCGGCGCCGCGGGTTGTGTGGTTGCTAATAGGTTATCTAAAAACCCTAACTGGAAGGTGAGTTAACAATACGGGATAAGAAAACACTTGCTCTAATAATAAACACATGTATAGTAAGCAACTTTGCGAACATTGCTGGGTGCTTgatttgttgttatatatacgTCATCGTTCTCATCTTCCAATTGAATTTCTGCAGGTGCTTCTTTTAGAAGAAGGACCAGAACAATCTGACATAACTTTTGCCCCAGGTCTATCAACTGCCATTCTTGGGTCTAACATTGTCTTGTCTTACCCAACTGAGCCAAATGGACATAGCTGTCTCGCTAGTTCTGGAGGAAGATGTTCGTGGTCAAGGTACGGTTGatgatatcatatatatatcacggtaaatagtatattatatatctattcaaaacagaaaaaaatcgCCTCTTGGCAAGTAGTCAAGCTCATCAGTAAACTGTgtttcaaaaaaaaagaaaaatcttatataCACATACAGGTTAATATGATTCATAGTTGAGTTTTATTGGTATTTGACACTTgccaacataaaaaaatatttattgtagatTACTCCACTCATTATTATTGAAACTGACGTTCAAAATCATGAGTATGAATATATAAtcgttattttaagttaaattctgatactgattttaaattattatatacacataaataagcTTTAAAGCTGAATTATCTTTATAGAGGGAAAGTGATGGGAGGTTCAAGCTCAGTCAACTCACTGGCATACATTAGAGGGAATAGAGCTGATTATGATGGTTGGGCCGCACTTGGTAACGAAGGGTGGAGCTACAAAGATGTAAGTAATGATAATACGACATTTAttgtaaaagttaataaaacaaatttgtatatttattttatcgtaaacGACAGGTACTACGATTCTTCAAAAAATCGGAAAGAAACGAAGATATTGAGGCTTTAGATAGACGCTATCATGGAGTCACAGGGGAGCAATTTATATCTAGTTATTCTTATGTAGACAAACCTTCCATAATGGTGACTGAAGCAGCCATTGAAAAAGGACTTTCTTTGACTGACTTTAATGGAGAACAACAAGAGGGTGCTTCACAGGCACAGGCATTTGTATATTTAGGCGAAAGAGTTTCTACAAATACAGCTTTTATACAACCTATcagatataaaagaaaaaatcttaCAGTCAAAACAAATTCCGAAGCCATTCAGATACtttttgatgaaaataaaaaggcATATGGGATAATTTATATCCAGAACGAAAAAAAACTAACTGCCTATGCCAAAAAAGAAATTATCGTTAGCGCTGGAACTATTAATTCACCAAAATTGTTAATGCTTTCTGGTATTGGGCCAAGAAATcatttagaaaaattaaaaatacctgtTATACAAGATTTGGCGGTAGGAGAAAACCTACACGATCATGTATCTTTTAGCGGCGTGACGCTAACTTTGTCTAACAAAACAGCAACAATGGTCAGcgaaaaagaaatattacaagcAGTTCAAGATTACgctgaaatgaaaattaaacgCGGTCCTTTATCTAGTAACGGGCCGGTAAGTTCAATAGGGTTTATAAAAACTAGTGAAGATTTAATCGCTCCGGACATACAGTACCAATTTGGTCATGTGCCTGATTTGGAAGAATATATTGACGATATATTAACGGCCGAGCAACTTCCAATTTTTCCAACGCCATTTTACGATTCTCTTTTAGTAAGGATCATGAACTTAGTGCCTAAAAGTAGAGGTGTGCTATTGTTGAACGAATCTAATCCACGCAGTGCTCCGCTGCTATATCCAAATTATTTAAGTGATGAAAGTGATATTGTCCCATTATTAAAAGCTATGAAATTTATCCTATCCTTAGAAAATACAAAAGCATTTAGATCGAACGGTGCACATTTTGTTCGGGAGCCATTACCGGCTTGTAGAGATCACGTCTGGGGTACCGACGATTACTTTACTTGCATGGCGAGAGCGTACACGGTGACTACATATCATTACGCGGGGTCTTGCAAGATGGGTCCTAAGCGGGATAAAAAGGCTGTATTGGATAGTCAATTAAGGGTGTACGGTGTTTGTGGATTGAGAGTTATTGATGCTTCTATGATGCCGTTTGTTATTCGAGGAAATACGAATGCTCCTACTATTATGATAGGAGAGAGGGGCGTGGATTTCGTTATTAAGTACTGGCAAAATAATAGTGAGGCTTATTGTGTCGAATCTCAttgattacttataaaattgtttgttaataaGATCAATTTAACAAaggaaaaatttaattcatgtcggtattgttgtaaaaatattcaatttgcataaataaatgaaatttaatcttGTTGCCAATCATTGTTTCTTAGAAACTATATGTTATTGAAATCTTTAAAGATTTAATGGGTGGACGAAACCCGCGGTAATACCCAGCGTgcaattcagtttgtgacgaaaataaCATCTGCCATCTGAACtaaattattaggtagcagtggtggtctaaaataaaaaaaagattgttctATTTTTGGTTACTTgcaaatcacaaaaaaaaattagatttttatttatttatacatataaattaactttaatatgtaTACCCAGGAGCAAAATGCTAAATCTATCTGACTACTCTATAGCGATCTTTCATCCTTTATTCAACTCCTCAGGTCGAATCTTTAAAACTCCTCTAATGCTCACCTACGTTATATAAGGGTATCAATGTTTCTAAACCCCTCGGTTGAAGCTAGTTGTATGTCAgtctgttttattaaatattatatattaaatatatgtataagtaaacgcgttataaataaaacaatatataataagtacatcTTTATTATTTGGTTCATTTTAAGTAACAAAGTAGAAATACGTTAACAATACATAGTATCAGATATTATTCATTTCTTTTCTTCTACATTTTCATATCACTTATTCATATACAAGTATAAAACACAAGCCATTTCATGGCGAACTCCAATACAACAACCGCTGTACATATAAACTCCTATCCTTATGTCTCATCTTAAAAAGTAGTCTAgtgttaattgtaattatagaaACAAGTTTATACAACATATTGCTACAAGTCCACAGGACGAAGTACaacactagatggcgctatacGCAGAATCAACGCAATTTGACATTACTGATCAAATAATTCAACGATTCTCAATGATTTTCAAAGAATATGTTCACTTCTCGGGCAGTTTGATGACCGGCATCTGAGTGCCCCAGTTGGTGTCGCAGTGGTCAATCAAATCCTTCTCAGCTTCAGATAGGATTGAAAGGTCAATTTCTTGGCTGTCGCTAAATGGGTCAGCGTATGGGTAGTGAATGAGAATGCAACTGAAATCCATAGGAGTTTTGCAAAAGCCGAGCAATCTCTTCAACTTGTTTTCTGAATCAACCtgtaaataagaaaacatttattagtTACTTCTAAATTTAAGAAGGAAATCCTCGAAATAAGTAAGTTTAACTAATTCGTAATTATGACTAGCATTTTGTTAATATCGTCACCCTCACTATCCACAACAAGCATTCGTATGATTGAAATGTTACCTTTATGACATAGATGTCGTTCTCGTCGCAGAAAGCCTGCAACAGGACTTCTTGCATGTGTGTAGCGCTGTCTCCAGGTGGCGCCTCTGTTGTCAGGCAAAACAGCGCTCCATTTGTATTTTTCGATAGATACTGTATGGCTGGCAAGAGACCGATGGTCAGTCTCTTCTCCACGCAAGCTCGTCTTAGAACAGTTCTGATACACTGACTAATTGAACTGTaaaaaagaatgaaaaaaaaattaatattgctaATAGGTTTCATTAAAAATCGAATACGCATCTCATTGAAAATGTTAGACTATGCAAAAatccaaattatataaaatgtcgtGAAAATTCGCAGCGCTCTAATTGTAATTAATCTTGCGAATTGCGAGTTCTTATTAGTTTGTTTGATTTCTTGGAAGGCAAGTTTCTCTGAAGTTACAAATTTGGATTTGCTTGttggatatttttaaacaatttattttacatcgttaacgtaattgataatattaatgtttttattaccagTTTGTATTTAAATGTGAGCTATTAAATTTTCACTGATTGGGTTTGcacattaaatagtttaaattgtGCAATAACGTATTTCGAAACTTTAAAACGGAATCTACCTTTTAGCCGCAGCTGCACTGAATGTCTCGGTTTTTACAGAGACCACGGACTCGTCGTACATTTTGCTTGTTAAATGTATACTTTTCAAATCTTCACAAATTTTCGGGAACTGTAACCCGTAGCTTCGAATTTTCACTTGAACTTCACACAACTACGCAAAACTACTTCTTACTTTCACTATTATCAGCACTTATTATGTTATCACAGGGCAATCCTCTCGAAAGTATGTCACAACAATTTCACAACTTCAAGAATTCAACTGGCGTGGCGTTACTTTCGCGGCTTGTAACTGAATGTGGTATCTGTGACGTAGAACGCTCTTTTATAACGTGGCCGACGCATGCGTCAATGCTTCAATGTGTGCGTGAAGCGTACTTTAGTGTTGAAAGAGATTCCACGAAATAAACTTGTCGCGATTCAATGTGTTGGATATTTTACACTTGTGTTGTGctgtagttttaatatttacagtgaTATCGGGATGTGTGTGGACCCTTTTGGTAGTGAGCATCCTTCTGTGGATCACAACGTGTTAGGTGAATGTCAGTTTTAATCTTTGACCTACCCTTCCCCTCTCCTTTTTTAATAGGATAGGCGTTGCAGGGGCAATTTAACTCGACCATTGGTTCCGTTAATGTTAAGGTTATCTTATCGTTTGCATGTGTGCGTGACGCGTGCGTTTTATCCGTCTACGCTGGGTGAATGGTTTTCCCACTTCTGTTTTGTTAGGGAAAGGGTCGTTGGTTTTTTGTTACCAAACTGGGGTATTTAGGCGGATACTGCAATTAAGTTTTTATCAATTCACTTTGATATGCAACACGATTTCGATTTCAATGCTTTGCCGTACTACTAGTAAGTTACTTTACTATTATgacatattacataataatatttatctaaatatttaattgtaatcatTGTAAACATTgtgattatacattatttatacaattcatATGACATATCAAGAAGAAAGAAAGAAACACGTGTATTTTGtacgcatattatattatacgagtTTTGCtgcgcggtttcacccgcgttaaATAAGAATGTATGCCCGTTGTATACTTTCATAGCTTGTTTGgcttttaaatgaattaattaaaaatgaagatGATAAAGCTAAAAGAGTCTAAGCGACTAAAACATTTACAGGTTGACATTTATTggaattaaacataaaaaaagctagaaaacttttacttttatctttttaattctaGCCCTTTAATCTAAAtagacaatttaataattacaagtaatttatttcataattataaactattttttaataatactaatagttCTCGAGATAAGCGCGTTCAACATTACGAGCTCTCCAGGTTCACAATGTAATTATAGAcaacatttaattaatgattatgacTAACGTTTTGGTTacgttttaatattcaatataattgtcttaataattaaggttaaaataatttacgtgTAAAATATTCCAACAACATTTTACCGTGAAGGCAATGAAATAAAGTTGTTTGGTTtattaccaataaaaatatttggtatttCGTCAGTAAACATTTAGGTTGAGGTGAATTCTTGCTGATTTTTACATTTCGATAAAGCTTGTTTCTGatcaaaatataagtataacaaATTCAAAACCATTTAAACATTATGGTTATGTGGGAAGTTTCAAcaacatttgtataaataaagataaacgcAATACAAAACCcaattaagtattaatttgaTGTTATTGAGAGTCAAGTCAGGGACAAGAATATTGCTACATCTTTCTTATGTAtgggattaaaaaaatatatattaaaaaatcaaattgcTCCAACAAATCCTTAAATAACTAACacctttttaataacataaaaaggcAGTCTGTAAATGTGCCATAGTTGGGTTATCCTCCTCTTGTTTTAAGGCTTGAAGCTAATTCTAGAACGCTGCTCTATTCgtgttggtgaatacacatttTCGTACGACTTTTTTTCTTCGGCTAAGTTCTATCGActttagtaaaacaaaacaacttatttaTCCATCAACCTTATTAATCTAATTCTGTAGTGCAATAGACGGCGCGTGTTACCACTTAACACTCTTTGAGACCACCACGTGGTTGCATACTACTATAATATCAATGGTTGTCACTAATAAGTAAGGGTCAACGAACGGAAaccaaacaataacaatattatcatATCGGTTAATTGCTTAGTCATTGCATTCTTTGTCGATGGAATTTCTCGATTCATATCATACATATGACaccatgttatatattatatagctattatataaataaaatacttgaaatattttatgaggCATGCATTCGGCGTTTCATTTTCGGTGATTACTcacttatttacatatttgtgATATTTACCAAATTTGTGATATTTACCCAATGTAGGAAGCAGATAAAATTAACTGACCAGATGTAGGAAAGCAGATAAAATTAACTGTAGTGTTGCGGACATTTCAAAGTATGGCCAACACAAGCAACCTCCAAGTTCCAACACTGCCAGCCTTCAGGTTCCAACAGTGTCAGGTTCCGTGCTGCTACTGAAAActtctgaaaataaaaacaactagaATCTGCTAATGAATCATTTGTGTGTTTTGGACATTACCCCCTAGAAAACGTAGTAAttcatcattcattcatcaCA
Proteins encoded in this region:
- the LOC126777438 gene encoding glucose dehydrogenase [FAD, quinone]-like, which codes for MIWQPVNLTEVCPTNTPVTACSSFGFFYLNLLVQLYGGSRYKRLETNHKEPVDEKNEYDFIVVGAGAAGCVVANRLSKNPNWKVLLLEEGPEQSDITFAPGLSTAILGSNIVLSYPTEPNGHSCLASSGGRCSWSRGKVMGGSSSVNSLAYIRGNRADYDGWAALGNEGWSYKDVLRFFKKSERNEDIEALDRRYHGVTGEQFISSYSYVDKPSIMVTEAAIEKGLSLTDFNGEQQEGASQAQAFVYLGERVSTNTAFIQPIRYKRKNLTVKTNSEAIQILFDENKKAYGIIYIQNEKKLTAYAKKEIIVSAGTINSPKLLMLSGIGPRNHLEKLKIPVIQDLAVGENLHDHVSFSGVTLTLSNKTATMVSEKEILQAVQDYAEMKIKRGPLSSNGPVSSIGFIKTSEDLIAPDIQYQFGHVPDLEEYIDDILTAEQLPIFPTPFYDSLLVRIMNLVPKSRGVLLLNESNPRSAPLLYPNYLSDESDIVPLLKAMKFILSLENTKAFRSNGAHFVREPLPACRDHVWGTDDYFTCMARAYTVTTYHYAGSCKMGPKRDKKAVLDSQLRVYGVCGLRVIDASMMPFVIRGNTNAPTIMIGERGVDFVIKYWQNNSEAYCVESH
- the LOC126777710 gene encoding growth arrest and DNA damage-inducible protein GADD45 alpha, whose product is MYDESVVSVKTETFSAAAAKSSISQCIRTVLRRACVEKRLTIGLLPAIQYLSKNTNGALFCLTTEAPPGDSATHMQEVLLQAFCDENDIYVIKVDSENKLKRLLGFCKTPMDFSCILIHYPYADPFSDSQEIDLSILSEAEKDLIDHCDTNWGTQMPVIKLPEK